The Oncorhynchus kisutch isolate 150728-3 linkage group LG10, Okis_V2, whole genome shotgun sequence region TTGGAAGTTGGAAAACGTTCTTGTACTGTATCGTTTTTTTCCATAATTTGTCGTTTGTCGTGGAATCATCAGTTCTGGTTTCTCCCTGCTTTCTATAATTCTAAACTTTACTGGCGCCTCAAagtagagaagaagaagaagaaggtgtCCAACATTGACACCTTACAGGAACAGAGGAAGAACAAGAAAGAGATGGAGTTTGAGCTGAAGCTGGCTGCAGAGAAGGAGGAAATGTATGAACGAGAGAAACAGCTGAAGATCAGTAGACTGGTGCAGGAGGTAGGAGTAATGATCTGACTGGTTTAGAAGGTAGGACTAATGATCTGACTGGTGGAGGAGGTAGGAGTAATGATCTGACTGGTGGAGGAGGTAGGAGTAATGATCTGGCTGGTTTAGAAGGTAGGACTAATGATCTGACTGGTGGAGAAGGTAGGAGTAATGATCTGACTGGTGGAGGGGGTAGGAGTAATGATCTGGCTGGTGGAGGAGGTAGGAGTAATGATGTGACTGGTGCAGGAGGTAGGAGTAATGATCTGACTGGTGGAGGGGGTAGGAGCAATGATCTGGCTGGTGGAGGAGGTAGGAGTAATGATGTGACTGGTGGAGGAGGTAGGAGTAATGATCTGGCTGGTGGAGGAGGTAGGAGTAATGATCTGGCTGGTGGAGGAGGTAGGAGTAATGATCTGGCTGGTGGAGGAGGTAGGAGTAATGATCTGGCTGGTGGAGGAGGTAGGAGTAATGATCTGACTGGTGTAGGAGGTAGGAGTAATGATCTAGCTGGTGGAGGAGGTAGGAGTAATGATCTGACTGGTGCAGGAGGTAGGAGTAATGATCTGACTGGTGCAGGAGGTAGGAGTAATGATCTGGCTGGTGTAGGAGGTAGGAGTAATGATCTAGCTGGTGGAGGAGGTAGGAGTAATGATCTGACTGGTGCAGGAGGTAGGAGTAATGATCTGACTGGTGCAGGAGGTAGGAGTAATGATCTGGCTGGTGGAGGAGGTAGGAGTAATGATCTGACTGGTGTAGGAGGTAGGAGTAATGATCTAGCTGGTGGAGGAGGTAGGAGTAATGATCTGACTGGTGCAGGAGGTAGGAGTAATGATCTGACTGGTGCAGGAGGTAGGAGTAATGATCTGGCTGGTGGAGGAGGTAGGAGTAATGATCTGACTGGTGTAGGAGGTAGGAGTAATGATCTGGCTGGTGCAGGAGGTAGGAGTAATGATCTGACTGGTGTAGGAGTGTTGATCAGTAAACCTTTGCAGGAGTAGGAGTAATAGGAGTAATGTCCATATAACACCATGCTGTATAAGTGAGAATATTTAATAACAGTCACAAACACTTTATTTTCTGTTGATGTTTTGTCAGCACACGCCAATAGTATGTGCAATCTTTTTTCATTTATACCTGTATGACTGAGCCATATCCCAGCCTTGAGTTATATGTTGTTTTTATGATTGAGCCATATCCCATCCTTGAGTTATATGTTCTATTTGACTGAGCCATATCCCAGCCTTGAGTTATATGTTCTATTTGACTGAGCCATATCCCAGCCTTGAGTTATATGTTGTTTTTATGACTGAGCCATATCCCAGCCTTGAGTTATATGTTGTTCTATTTGACTGAGCCATATCCCATCCTTGAGTTATATGTTCTATTTGACTGAGCCATATCCCAGCCTTGAGTTATATGTTGTTTTTATGACTGAGCCATATCCCAGCCTTGAGTTATATGTTGTTTTTATGACTGAGCCATATCCCAGCCTTGAGTTATATGTTGTTTTTATGACTGAGCCATATCCCAGCCTTGAGTTATATGTTGTTTTTATGACTGAGCCATATCCCAGCCTTGAGTTATATGTTGTTTTTAGGATTGAGCCATATCCCAGCCTTGAGTTATATGTTGTTTTTATGATTGAGCCATATCCCAGCCTTGAGTTAAAGATTGTTCTATATGAGTGACCAGTGACCCAATCTTGAGTATTTCGTTGCCTTGCGTTGTGCTGTGCCGTGCCCCAGGTGTCAGAGACTGAGCAGGAGGATCTGGAGGAGTCGGAGAAGGTGCAGCACTGGGTGGAACGTCTCTGTCAGACACAGCTGGAACAAATTTCCTGTGTAGAGAACGAGTCCCCAAAGGTACACATAGAACCCCCTTTCCTAGAACTATGTAGAACTACCCTCCCTATAACTATGTGGCACCACCTCTCCTAGAACTATGTAGAACCACCCTTCCTAGAGCTATGTAGAACCACCTCTCCTAGAGCTATGTAgaaccacctctcctataaccaTGTTGAACCACCTGTCCTAGAACTATGTAGAACCACCTGTCCTAGAACTATGTAGAACCACCTTTCCTAGAGCTATGTAGAACCACCTCTCCTAGCACTATGTAGAACCACCTCTCCTAGCACTATGTAGAACCACCTCTCCTAGCACTATGTAGAACCACCTCTCCTAGAACCCCCTTTCCTCTGTGTATCAGTGAGGACTACCTGTGGTACTATCGCATATGATATTTTCTATTTGTAGTAACTCTTCATCATTTAATGTTTTTTCCCTTCCGTTGTTAACTGATAGATTTGTGGTAGGATACAGTGAGTCATTTATCTTGTTATTCAAAGACAATGATTGTAGTGCAGTCACAGTACTCTGGGACTgtctgtgtggagtacagagatagCGCTGTTGGTTGTGAGTGTCTGAGTGGCAGGGCTTGTCCTTCAGGTGTCCCCTCCTTGCTCTCCTGCCTCTGGGCCCATGGTGAGGCGTTTCTACCGGGGGTCTCCAGCTGGCCACCACTGACCTGGATGATTTCAACTTGGATGAGGTGGACCAGAGTCTGAAAGGGCCCCTGAAGAGACTGGCCCCCACCCAGCCTTCTTCCTCCCAGCCCCCACCaaccctacctctccctccactTTCCCCCAGACTCAACCCCGCCATCCCCaacttctctcccccctcaccacccccccaatgcccccccccccccctcatccgcAAGCCTCCTCCCTCGGCTGCTACAGCGGCCTACAGAGGAAGTCAGCTCCTTCCAAGTAccctccctactcctcctcccactacccCCCTCCCTCACAGTCCTACatgcccccctcctccccccggcCCACCCCTCAACCTCCTCCCCCTCCGCCCCCACCACCCCCCAGC contains the following coding sequences:
- the LOC116375792 gene encoding harmonin-like — protein: MEFELKLAAEKEEMYEREKQLKISRLVQEVSETEQEDLEESEKVQHWVERLCQTQLEQISCVENESPKVHIEPPFLELCRTTLPITMWHHLS